The following proteins are co-located in the Ignavibacteriota bacterium genome:
- the nth gene encoding endonuclease III codes for MKKSIASQTPKKRFPAALALLREVFPAPACALTHRNAFELLAATILSAQCTDERVNMVTPVLFRAYPDARAMAAAPLDGIIEIIRSTGFFQNKAKNLKACAQAIMERHGGEVPRTMDELTALPGVGRKTANVVLGNAFGVPGFAVDTHVTRLANLLGLVDTEDAVKIEAALCALMPEEDWTDASHLLILHGRATCIARRPRCGECVIEHLCPSSTLRAELPTAGRTSAKATATAPHRSARTRRAS; via the coding sequence ATGAAAAAGAGCATCGCATCCCAAACTCCGAAGAAGCGTTTTCCTGCGGCGCTCGCGCTGCTGCGCGAGGTGTTTCCCGCCCCCGCATGCGCGCTGACACACCGGAACGCCTTCGAGCTGCTCGCAGCGACCATTCTCTCGGCGCAGTGCACCGACGAACGTGTAAACATGGTGACTCCGGTACTCTTCCGCGCCTATCCCGACGCGCGCGCAATGGCCGCGGCGCCGCTGGACGGGATCATCGAGATCATACGCAGCACCGGTTTCTTCCAGAACAAAGCGAAGAACCTCAAGGCCTGCGCGCAGGCGATCATGGAGAGGCACGGCGGAGAGGTGCCGCGCACGATGGACGAGCTGACCGCGCTGCCGGGCGTGGGCCGGAAGACCGCAAACGTGGTGCTCGGCAACGCCTTCGGCGTGCCCGGCTTCGCCGTCGACACACATGTGACACGGCTCGCGAATCTGCTGGGCCTTGTCGACACCGAGGACGCCGTAAAAATCGAGGCGGCGCTCTGCGCGCTGATGCCCGAGGAGGATTGGACCGACGCGAGCCACCTCCTCATCCTGCACGGCCGCGCCACCTGCATCGCGCGCCGCCCCCGCTGCGGCGAGTGTGTCATCGAACATCTGTGCCCCTCGAGCACACTCCGCGCCGAACTCCCGACCGCAGGCCGCACCTCCGCGAAGGCGACGGCCACAGCCCCACACCGGAGCGCCCGCACGCGGCGCGCCTCCTGA
- a CDS encoding MFS transporter has product MEPVTTPRHPLRELVEPFVHFARAPKALWGVNSSYFIEGLCYFGILTLLAIYFNEIVALDDAQAGWVLGAFTGGITLAMFFFGELADRWGVRTALMLALILMVAGRILLTLAPGFGGTGFGSPVFLSAAGGLLLVVLGYGMYQPAAYSAVRQFTNATTAPMAYAMLYALMNLGSFVAGLVSPRVRGSFGIEGIYWVYTALTVVSVLLVAVLMTRAAMQRARSIAGGDETGTTKTAEPKTKTPFDFIQWLREHPLRDIRFSFFIFVLIPVQTLFAHQWLTMPQYTIRAYPGWVAENMETFVNLNPLLIFVLTPIIAAATVRANVYRMMILGTFVMALPTFLLALGPNVITLFAYIVIVSVGEAMWQPRFLQLAAELAPEGKTGMYMGIAQFPWFLTKVLTSLYSGTMLAAYCPESGPLNTEMLWLIYGGIAMASPLGLFVAQKWMGNRLQGVRGQG; this is encoded by the coding sequence ATGGAGCCCGTCACCACACCCCGTCATCCGCTGCGAGAACTCGTCGAACCCTTCGTGCATTTCGCCCGCGCCCCCAAGGCGCTGTGGGGCGTTAACAGCTCGTACTTCATCGAGGGCCTGTGTTACTTCGGCATCCTGACCCTGCTCGCCATCTACTTCAACGAGATCGTCGCCCTCGACGACGCGCAGGCGGGATGGGTGCTGGGCGCCTTCACCGGCGGCATCACCCTCGCCATGTTTTTCTTCGGGGAACTCGCGGACCGCTGGGGCGTGCGCACCGCGCTGATGCTCGCGCTTATCCTTATGGTCGCCGGTCGCATCCTGCTGACACTCGCGCCCGGCTTCGGCGGCACCGGCTTCGGCTCGCCCGTGTTTCTCTCCGCCGCGGGGGGTCTGCTGCTCGTCGTGCTCGGCTATGGCATGTATCAACCCGCCGCCTACTCCGCGGTGCGCCAGTTCACCAATGCCACAACCGCGCCCATGGCCTACGCCATGCTGTACGCGCTGATGAATCTCGGGAGCTTCGTCGCCGGCCTCGTGTCGCCGCGCGTGCGCGGCTCCTTCGGCATCGAGGGCATCTACTGGGTGTACACCGCGTTGACCGTCGTCAGCGTCCTTCTTGTCGCGGTACTGATGACCCGCGCGGCAATGCAGCGCGCGCGTTCCATCGCCGGCGGAGACGAAACCGGCACCACTAAAACAGCGGAACCGAAAACAAAAACTCCCTTCGACTTTATACAGTGGCTGCGCGAACATCCGCTGCGCGACATACGATTCTCGTTCTTCATTTTTGTACTGATCCCCGTGCAGACCCTGTTCGCGCATCAGTGGCTCACCATGCCGCAATACACGATTCGTGCATATCCGGGCTGGGTGGCGGAGAACATGGAGACCTTCGTCAATCTCAATCCCCTGCTCATCTTTGTGCTGACGCCCATCATCGCGGCGGCCACCGTTCGTGCAAACGTGTACCGCATGATGATACTCGGCACCTTCGTCATGGCCCTGCCTACTTTCCTGCTCGCGCTGGGCCCGAACGTTATCACGCTGTTCGCCTACATCGTGATCGTCTCCGTCGGTGAGGCGATGTGGCAGCCGCGTTTCCTGCAGCTCGCCGCCGAACTCGCGCCCGAGGGCAAGACCGGTATGTACATGGGCATCGCGCAGTTCCCGTGGTTCCTCACCAAGGTGCTCACCAGTCTGTACTCCGGCACCATGCTCGCCGCCTACTGTCCCGAAAGCGGACCGCTGAACACGGAAATGCTCTGGCTCATCTACGGCGGCATCGCCATGGCCTCGCCGCTCGGACTCTTCGTCGCGCAGAAGTGGATGGGCAACCGGCTGCAGGGTGTGAGGGGGCAGGGATGA
- a CDS encoding M28 family peptidase, which translates to MRWVGVVIWCGLLCGVAEGWAQEKDVWREIIGSAYLDNGSYSFLQRLCDEAGGRLTGSAADTDARGILQEELRKLGIESRQEEYHFPGFVRGDDRVTVRAPFEQQLRAVALGYTDATPAFEARLVALPIGDAEDFRGTDCRGAVVLAGGENAPGRPTPLRYETIDFAAKHGARAVLFVNNKPGGLTLVGVTNFQGTPSPVPAFSITLEEGKRLQRLLAAGRTVTVGIDTRSRCQQLESANVVATFPGKTARKIVIGAHFDSWDVSQGAVDNGVGSAILFDVARLLHRFARNREYTIECVWFNGEELGLWGAKKYIERHTGDDIAALINMDMTGTPTGFNAMGIDALIPFLAKLAADMPGFNLSSNVANTPWTNSDHQPFMLHGIPAITLQAHLDETMVRHYHDFGDTFDKVSRKYLSDAAAVVSVLVFELANHKNPGLVRRSRDATIDFLKKHKLEETLRKQREWIFE; encoded by the coding sequence ATGAGATGGGTGGGTGTGGTGATATGGTGTGGTCTGCTGTGTGGTGTTGCCGAAGGGTGGGCGCAGGAGAAGGATGTGTGGAGAGAGATAATCGGATCCGCATATCTGGATAACGGTTCCTACAGTTTTCTGCAGCGATTGTGCGACGAGGCGGGCGGGCGGCTCACGGGCAGCGCGGCCGACACGGATGCACGCGGCATCCTGCAGGAGGAATTACGGAAACTCGGCATCGAGTCGCGGCAGGAAGAATACCACTTCCCCGGATTCGTGCGCGGCGACGACCGCGTCACAGTACGCGCGCCGTTCGAGCAGCAATTACGCGCCGTGGCTTTGGGATACACCGATGCAACACCCGCCTTCGAGGCGCGGCTCGTCGCGCTGCCCATCGGTGATGCCGAGGATTTCCGCGGGACCGACTGCCGCGGAGCCGTGGTGCTTGCGGGCGGCGAAAACGCGCCGGGCAGGCCCACACCGCTGCGCTACGAGACCATCGACTTCGCGGCGAAACACGGCGCGCGCGCCGTGCTCTTCGTGAACAACAAACCCGGCGGTCTCACCCTGGTCGGTGTCACGAACTTCCAGGGCACACCGAGTCCCGTACCCGCCTTCAGCATCACATTGGAAGAAGGCAAACGCTTGCAGCGCCTGCTCGCTGCGGGGCGGACCGTGACCGTGGGCATCGACACGCGGTCGCGTTGCCAGCAATTGGAATCGGCGAATGTGGTCGCGACCTTCCCCGGCAAGACGGCGCGCAAAATTGTTATCGGCGCGCATTTCGATTCGTGGGATGTGAGCCAGGGCGCGGTGGACAACGGCGTCGGCTCGGCGATACTCTTCGACGTCGCGCGCCTGCTGCACCGATTCGCGCGCAACCGCGAGTACACGATAGAATGCGTGTGGTTCAACGGCGAGGAACTCGGGCTTTGGGGCGCAAAAAAATACATCGAGCGACACACGGGCGACGACATCGCCGCGCTGATCAACATGGACATGACCGGCACGCCCACCGGCTTCAACGCGATGGGCATCGATGCCCTCATTCCCTTCCTCGCGAAACTCGCGGCGGACATGCCCGGATTCAATCTCAGCAGCAATGTGGCCAACACCCCGTGGACAAACAGCGATCATCAGCCCTTCATGCTGCACGGCATTCCCGCCATCACGCTGCAGGCGCATCTCGACGAAACAATGGTGCGCCACTATCACGACTTCGGCGACACCTTCGACAAGGTCAGCCGCAAATATCTCTCCGACGCCGCGGCCGTGGTCAGCGTGCTCGTCTTTGAACTGGCGAATCACAAGAATCCCGGCCTCGTACGCCGCAGCCGCGACGCGACGATCGACTTTCTGAAAAAACACAAACTCGAAGAAACGCTGCGTAAACAGAGGGAATGGATCTTCGAATGA